A stretch of DNA from Aliarcobacter thereius LMG 24486:
TTTTTAAGTGTAAAAGATTATAAGTTTTTTACTGAGATAGAAAAAGAGCTTATTTTAAATGTAAAAAGATATGAGCTTGATGGCTTTGAAACTTTAGAAAAGAAACCAAGAATTAAACAAAAAACTGTAAAATCTATAAAAGATAAAAAAGCTTTATCAAAGACAAAAGAACAATCAAATAGTAGTAAAAAAACTAAAAAAAGTGATAAATTTAGAAAAATTACAAAAAGGGCTTAATTATGAAAAATAAAAATTTTAAACAACTAAAAAACTTTGCAAAAATTGGTGGAATAAGTAGTTTCTTAATTTTTGGTTTAACAGCTTGTAATGATGCAAATAGTCAAAACCAAAATCAAGGGCAAAATAGTAATACTATTTCAAATGCCAGTCAACAACAGGGTGCTTTTGTAATTGTAGAACAAGATGTAAATGGAAACTACAAAATTGCAGATGAATTTCCAGCTTCAAAAACAACTATTGTTTTAAGAAATCCAGATGGTAGTGAAAGAATTTTATCTCAAGCAGAAATTGATAAACTTGTAAAAGAAGAAGAGAAAAAAATTGATGCAGGAACATCTGCTCTTACAAATCCTGAAATGAGTAGTGGTGGAATGGGTCTTGGTGGAGTTTTATTATCTTCAATAGCTGGAGCTATGATTGGTTCTTGGCTTGGTAATAAACTATTTAATAATCAAAATTTTAATAATCAAAGAGCTGCTCAATATAAATCTCCTCAAACTTATAGTAAATCTCAAAATTCATTCAATAATAGAAATGCAGGTACAAAATCAAACGCAAGTAGTAGTAGAAAAAGTGGTTTTTTTGGTGGAAACAATTCATCAAACAGATCTTCATCTAATTCAAGTTTTGGTGGTTAAATATTATGAAATTAGAGAAATTAAAACCTCTTTCAAATGATTATTTAGAATCAATTGGATTTATTTGGCATACAGATAGTGATGAAAGTTCATATATTAGCGATGAGCTTGTTGTAATAAGTGAAGCTGAAGCTGAAGCATATTATGAAGCAGCAAATGAACTTTATGAGATGTTTAGTGAAGCTGGTCAATATGTAATAGATAATGATCTTTTTCATGAATTAAATATTCCTTTTAATTTAGTTGAACTTGTAAAAGAGTCGTGGGAAAATGATGTTCACTGGCATCTATATTCAAGATTTGATTTAGCAGGTGGTTTAGATGGAAAAGCTATTAAACTTATTGAGTTTAATGCAGATACTCCAACTTCACTTTTTGAAACAGCTATTATTCAATGGGCTATATTAAAACAAAATTCTTTAGATGAAACTAGTCAATTTAATAATCTTTATGATGCACTAATTGATAATTTCAAAAGAATTATCACTTTAAATAGTGATATTGAAAATTTTGAAGAGTACTATAATAAACTTGGCTGGAAAATACTTTTTTCAAGTATTTCAAGCTCAAGTGAAGATATAAATACAACAAAACTTTTACAACATATCGCATCTGAAGCTGGATTTAATACAGATTTTGAATTTATTGAAAATGTTGAATTTAGTGATGATGGTATATTTAAAGGTGATGAGCTTTTTGAATTCTGGTTTAAACTTATTCCTTGGGAAGATATAGCTATACAAGAGAATGAATTAGCACTTATATTAACAGAAATTATAAAAGAGAAAAAAGCAATTATCTTTAATCCTGCTTATACTTTAATTTTCCAATCAAAAGCATTTATGAAAATATTGTGGGATTTGTATCCAAATCATCCTTTACTTTTAGAGACATCTTATGAACCATTAGAAGGTAAAAAATATGTTGAAAAAAGAGCATTTGGTCGAGAAGGAGCAAATATAAAAATAGTAAATTCTGATGGCTCAACTGATATAGAAACAGATGGTGATTATGATGGTCATAAGGCAATTTATCAAGAGTATGTAGATTTTCCAAAAGATTCAAATGGTAATTGGTATCAAGCTGGAGTTTTTTATGCTTATGAAGCTTGTGCTTTAGGTTTTAGAAGAGGTGGAAAGATTTTAAATAATATGTCAAAATTTGTAGGACACTTTATAAAATAAGATTAATTTATGTTACTTTTATTCAATAATTTATTATTAATATAGATTTGAAGATCTTTTTTAACGAGAATATATATATTTTGAATACAATTGTACTTTTAAAAAATAATTTTAAGGATATTAGATGAATGAAGAAGTAAAAAGAGAAAAATCTCTTACAATGTCTATGCTTATGACTCCAGAAAAAGCAAATTTCTCTGGAAAAAATGTTCATGGTGGAGAGATTTTAAAAATGCTAGATCAAGTTGCTTATGCTTGTGCTGCTAGATATAGTGGAAACTATGCAGTTACTCTTTCTGTTGATATGGTATTATTTAAAAATCCAATTAAAATTGGTTCTTTGGTTACTTTTCATGCTTCTGTAAATTATACTGGAAGAACTTCTATGGAAATAGGTATTAAAGTCATTTCTGAAGATATTAAAGACCATACTATTAAAAATACAAATGTATGCTATTTTACAATGGTTAGTGTAAATGAAGATGGAATCCCTGTTCCTGTTCCAAAACTTGATTTAGTAACAGAAGATGATAAAAGAAGATATAACGATGCTCTAAAGAGAAAAGAGTTTAGAATGTCTTCAAGACATGCAAAGCAATAAAGCCTAGTAGATTTATCTACTAAGCTTTATTATATTTAATTTAAGCAATAGCTTTTTGTTCTAAGAACTCTTCGTAAGTTCCTTTAAAATCAATTATTGAGCCATCAGCTTGAATCTCTATAATTCTATTTGCATATGAGTCAAGTAACTCTCTATCGTGTGTAACACAAATAACAGATCCAATATATTGATGTAGTCCCTCACCTAAAGCAATAATAGCTTCTAAATCAAGGTGGTTAGTAGGTTCATCAAGAACTAAAAAATTTCCTTGCTCTAACATAATTTTAGAAAGCATCATTCTATGTTTTTCTCCACCACTACAAGAATTAACTTTCTTTTCTTGTTCTTGACCATTAAATAACATTCTTCCTAAACAATTTCTAATCTCTGCAATATCAGCATCTCTATCAAAATCTCTTAACCAATCATATAAAGTAATATCACCATTTATCATATCAGTTGTATTTTGTGGGAAATATGAGTTTTGAATAGTTGCTCCCCATAAAACCTCTCCATTATCTGCTTTTAAATTACCCATTAAAATCTCACATAATGTTGTTTTACCAACTCCATTTGGTCCAATAAGTGCAATTTTATCTCCTTTTTCAAGAGAGAATGATATATCTTTTAATACTACTTGGTCATCATATGATTTTGAAATATTTTTTACAGTTAAAAGCTCTTTTCCAACTTCTCTTTTTTGTCTAAAGATAATCGAAGGATCTCTTCTACTAGATACTTCAATAGCCTGAATATCTAACTTATCAAGTTGTTTTTGTCTACTTGTTGCTTGTTTTGCTTTTGAAGCATTTGCACTAAATCTTGCAATAAATTTCTCAAGTTCTTCTTTCTCTTTCTGCTTTTTATTTACATCTGTTTGTTGTTGTTTAGCTATAAGTGTTGAAGCGATATACCAATCATCATAAGTTCCACTAAATTCTCTAATTTTTTTGAAATCAACATCTAAAATATTTGTACAAACAGCATTTAAAAAGTGTCTATCGTGAGATATTACAACCATTGTTCCATCATGATGTTGTAGTTGATTTTCTAACCATGAAATAGTTTCTATATCAAGGTTATTCGTAGGCTCATCTAAAAATAGAATATCTGGTTTTGGGAAAAGAACTTGTGCTAAAAGGATTTTAACTTTATCACCACCTGTTAAGCTACTCATTAAATTTTGATGACTTGAAGCTGGAAAACCTAAATCTTCAAGAATTTTTGTAACTTTAATATCATATTCATAAGTTGGATCTTCCTCACAACAAATTATTTCAAGTTCTGCTAATCTATTATTTACCTCATCAGTAAACTCAGGACTCATATAAAGTTCTTCTTTCTCTTTAATTGCATCATATAGTTTTTTATTTCCCATTAAAACTGTATCAAAAATTGTACATTTTTCAAAAGCAAATTGGTTTTGAGATAATACTCCTACTTTTTTACCATTTTGAATTTGTACTTCTCCTTCTGTTGCTTCTTCTTCTCCTGAAAGAATTTTAAGGAAAGTTGTTTTTCCAGCACCATTTGCTCCAATTAGTCCATATCTTTTACCACTATCTAGTTTTAAATTTATATCGGCAAATAGAACTCTAGCACCAAATGATTTCTTTAAATTAACTGTTTGAACCATAATAATTTAACTCCGTTTTTATATAATTTTTTATTTTATTTGATTAATTTTTGGCGATTATATCCAAATTTAAAGCTTTTTGCCTTAAGAAAAAGTTTTATAACTCTTTCTCAAAAGCTAGTTTCATAATATCATCTTCACTTATAATATCGCTGTTATCTTCATTTGGTGGATTTTTTATCCATAATACTTTAGTTTTAAGTTGATCCAATTGATATTTTGTAAGATTTTTTATAAGTTGGTCTGTTACCATCTCTTTTGTTAAAGTATTTGCATTTAACATTTTTTTGATAACTTTTTCTAAGTTTTTCTTTGTAGATTCAAATGCTTTTTCTTCATCTGTAAGCGAAATATACTCTTCATCAAGATATTTCATAACAGCATCTCCTGGATACTTATAAGTTGTAATTCCTTTGTAGTTATACTTTTGACATTTAAGTCTTGGAATATAAACTCCTGTAAATACATATCCTAAAACTGTATTTATACCTTCAAGAGTTCTTAGTGGGTTATGTGAACATATATAATCATCTTTTACAACTGTTGGTGAGTTTTGAAGTGAAGTTATATTGTTGTGTAAAATAACAAAACTTCCTTTTACCTCTTTTGGTCCACCTCTTAAAGATACTAACTCATTTTTATGTGCAAAAAAACTTCCTCCCACTCTTGTAGGACTTCCTTCTAGTGATATTAATTCATTTTCACTAATATCAAAATCTCCATCAACATAGTTGAAATTTAAAGGAAGTTTTGTAAGATTTGGTAATCTATTTGATAGTTTTACATCTCCTTGAACATCAACAGAGTTATCAGGTAAAATTGTAGTTCCCTTTATATCAAACTTATCCAACCAAGCTTGAATATCTTCTTCATTTGTTAAAGCAACTAAAGGTCTATAAATATGTGAAACTGCTTCTCTTCCGTTATATCTAAAAACTTGATCTTCTTCTGATTTTGGATTTATATTTAATCTTATATCAGTAACTAAATCTCCACCTATTTCATCTGCAACACCATCAAGCTCACTAATTCTATTTGTATTACATATATAGTCTTGCTTAACTGTAATTGGTCCGCCCATTAAATTTTCTAAAATATTAGAAGAACAATCAAAATAAGTATCTATACTTTTTGGTCCACCTTCTAAAGTAGAAAGCCTATTATTATTACATTTAAAATGTCCTCTTACTGTTCTTGGACTTGCTTTAATTGATGTTAATTCATTATGCGAACAATCATAAAAACCTCTAACCTCTTTTGGTCCATATGATAGATTTTTTAGATTATTATTTGAACAATCAAAATCCCCAACCTCAACTGGACAATCAAATAAAGATGTTAATTTATTGTATGAACAATTAAAATCTTTCATAACAATTTTTGGACAACCTTCAAGACTTGGAAGTTCATTGTTACTTATATCAAAATAACCATCTATTCTATCAAACTTAACAGGTAGCTTCTCACCTTTTAGTTTTTCACTTAAATTTACATTTCCTTGTACTGAAATATAAAAATCATCTGATATATGATAGTTGTTTATTCCATATTCTCTTAACCAATTTTCAATTTCACTTATATTAACCAGCATTTAAACCCTTGTTTAAAAAATATCCTTAGATATTAACATTTTCCTACTTAGTTTATGAACTCAACTATATCTTTAAACTCTTCTCTTAATTGCTTACTTTGTTCATTTATTCTATATCCAAAAGGTAATACAACTGATACTTGATATTTTGTTTTATCAAGATTCAAAAGTTCTTCCAGTTTATCTTTTTCAAATCCTTCAATAGGACAAGAATCTACACCTTTTACAGCAGCAGCTGTCATCATATTTCCTAAAGCAATATAAGTTTGTCTTGCACTCCATGCAAATGTTGTTTTATCTGAAACAAAATCATCTTTTAAATGATTTGCATATTTTTCTACATATGCTTCAACAGCCTCTTTTGGTAATCCTCTTCTATTAAACTTTCTTAATACTTCACTACTCTCTGCTTTTACATCTTTAATCTTTGCTAAGATAATCACAAGATGAGAACAAGATGTAATTTGAACTTGATTCCAACAAGCTGGTCTTAACTTCTGTTTTAACTCTTGATTAGTTATAACTAAAAATTTCCAAGGTTCTTGTCCAAAAGATGATGGAGATTTTCTACCTGCTTCTAAAATATAGTTAATAGTTTCATCACTAATCTTTTTTGTATCATCAAAAGCCTTACAAGCATGTCTAAAATCCATAGCTTCCATAAATGTTTTTTCCATATTATTCTCCTAATCATAAAAGTTTTTTTATTTTTTTAAATCCTTATTATATAGTGCCAAACTTAATCCTAAAATAATTTTGTTTTGTTTTTTATAAAGATATTATTTAGGCTATTTTTTTTATTTTTTTATGTTAGAGTTCAAAATTATTTATATTTTAAGGTATTATATGGAAAATATACTATTAATTTTATTTGCTCTATTTTTGGGTTATATGTTAAATCGTCTTAATATTATGCACAAAGATGGTTCTATTGCTTTAAATAAATTTGTACTTTATGTATCTTATCCTGCAATTGTACTTTTACAAACTCCTAAGATAAACTTCTCTTTTGATCTTATGATTCCTGTTTTAATAGCTTGGATTGTTATGACATTAAGTGCAGTTTTAATACTTTTTTTATCAAAATTATTTAATTTTACTAAAGAAGTAACTGGAAGTTTAATGCTTGTTGCTGTTTTAACAAACAGCTCATTTTTAGGAATTCCTTTAATTGAAACTTATATGCCAGATAAAGATTTTATGCCTTATTTACTTGTATATGATCAACTTGGAACTTTTTTAGCCTTTGCTATTTATGGTACTTTTATAGTATCTATTTATACAAGTAAAACAAAAATTACATTTAAATTAATTACTATAAAAGTAATAACTTTTCCACCTTTTTTATGTTTAATTATTGCACTATTTTTTGTAGGTGTTGAATTTCATCCAACTATTACAAAAGTTTTAGAAGCTTTTGCTATCACAACTGTTCCTGTTGCTTTAGTTGCTGCTGGATTACAAATGCAACTAAAACTTCCAAAAGATGATATAAAACCTTTTTCTATTGCATTAATTATTAAACTTGTTTTTGCTCCAATTGTTGCAATTATTATTTGTAAAATATTTGGCTGGGAAGGATTAGCTAGTGATGTTTCTATACTTGAAGCTTCTATGGCTCCAATGATAACAGCAGGTGCAATAGC
This window harbors:
- a CDS encoding glutathionylspermidine synthase family protein, encoding MKLEKLKPLSNDYLESIGFIWHTDSDESSYISDELVVISEAEAEAYYEAANELYEMFSEAGQYVIDNDLFHELNIPFNLVELVKESWENDVHWHLYSRFDLAGGLDGKAIKLIEFNADTPTSLFETAIIQWAILKQNSLDETSQFNNLYDALIDNFKRIITLNSDIENFEEYYNKLGWKILFSSISSSSEDINTTKLLQHIASEAGFNTDFEFIENVEFSDDGIFKGDELFEFWFKLIPWEDIAIQENELALILTEIIKEKKAIIFNPAYTLIFQSKAFMKILWDLYPNHPLLLETSYEPLEGKKYVEKRAFGREGANIKIVNSDGSTDIETDGDYDGHKAIYQEYVDFPKDSNGNWYQAGVFYAYEACALGFRRGGKILNNMSKFVGHFIK
- a CDS encoding UPF0323 family lipoprotein — its product is MKNKNFKQLKNFAKIGGISSFLIFGLTACNDANSQNQNQGQNSNTISNASQQQGAFVIVEQDVNGNYKIADEFPASKTTIVLRNPDGSERILSQAEIDKLVKEEEKKIDAGTSALTNPEMSSGGMGLGGVLLSSIAGAMIGSWLGNKLFNNQNFNNQRAAQYKSPQTYSKSQNSFNNRNAGTKSNASSSRKSGFFGGNNSSNRSSSNSSFGG
- a CDS encoding AEC family transporter, whose protein sequence is MENILLILFALFLGYMLNRLNIMHKDGSIALNKFVLYVSYPAIVLLQTPKINFSFDLMIPVLIAWIVMTLSAVLILFLSKLFNFTKEVTGSLMLVAVLTNSSFLGIPLIETYMPDKDFMPYLLVYDQLGTFLAFAIYGTFIVSIYTSKTKITFKLITIKVITFPPFLCLIIALFFVGVEFHPTITKVLEAFAITTVPVALVAAGLQMQLKLPKDDIKPFSIALIIKLVFAPIVAIIICKIFGWEGLASDVSILEASMAPMITAGAIAAMAGLAPRLSYAIIGYGILISFGTSYIVSLIL
- a CDS encoding acyl-CoA thioesterase, coding for MNEEVKREKSLTMSMLMTPEKANFSGKNVHGGEILKMLDQVAYACAARYSGNYAVTLSVDMVLFKNPIKIGSLVTFHASVNYTGRTSMEIGIKVISEDIKDHTIKNTNVCYFTMVSVNEDGIPVPVPKLDLVTEDDKRRYNDALKRKEFRMSSRHAKQ
- a CDS encoding NAD(P)H-dependent oxidoreductase produces the protein MEKTFMEAMDFRHACKAFDDTKKISDETINYILEAGRKSPSSFGQEPWKFLVITNQELKQKLRPACWNQVQITSCSHLVIILAKIKDVKAESSEVLRKFNRRGLPKEAVEAYVEKYANHLKDDFVSDKTTFAWSARQTYIALGNMMTAAAVKGVDSCPIEGFEKDKLEELLNLDKTKYQVSVVLPFGYRINEQSKQLREEFKDIVEFIN
- a CDS encoding ABC-F family ATP-binding cassette domain-containing protein, which translates into the protein MVQTVNLKKSFGARVLFADINLKLDSGKRYGLIGANGAGKTTFLKILSGEEEATEGEVQIQNGKKVGVLSQNQFAFEKCTIFDTVLMGNKKLYDAIKEKEELYMSPEFTDEVNNRLAELEIICCEEDPTYEYDIKVTKILEDLGFPASSHQNLMSSLTGGDKVKILLAQVLFPKPDILFLDEPTNNLDIETISWLENQLQHHDGTMVVISHDRHFLNAVCTNILDVDFKKIREFSGTYDDWYIASTLIAKQQQTDVNKKQKEKEELEKFIARFSANASKAKQATSRQKQLDKLDIQAIEVSSRRDPSIIFRQKREVGKELLTVKNISKSYDDQVVLKDISFSLEKGDKIALIGPNGVGKTTLCEILMGNLKADNGEVLWGATIQNSYFPQNTTDMINGDITLYDWLRDFDRDADIAEIRNCLGRMLFNGQEQEKKVNSCSGGEKHRMMLSKIMLEQGNFLVLDEPTNHLDLEAIIALGEGLHQYIGSVICVTHDRELLDSYANRIIEIQADGSIIDFKGTYEEFLEQKAIA